A genomic window from Glaciihabitans sp. INWT7 includes:
- a CDS encoding three-helix bundle dimerization domain-containing protein encodes MDQVQEDQGIAKVIDRLVERFPALGRARVEQVVANTRAMLDGNPIRDYVPVLVERSARDQLRRIEAGDPALALIR; translated from the coding sequence ATGGATCAGGTGCAGGAGGATCAGGGCATCGCCAAGGTCATCGACCGGTTGGTGGAACGTTTTCCGGCCCTCGGCCGCGCACGGGTCGAGCAGGTGGTCGCGAACACCCGCGCCATGCTCGACGGCAACCCGATCCGGGACTACGTTCCGGTGCTCGTCGAACGCTCCGCGAGAGACCAGCTCCGCCGCATCGAGGCCGGCGATCCGGCCCTGGCACTGATCCGCTGA
- a CDS encoding aldo/keto reductase, with product MTHVPTITLNNGVVIPQLGFGTYQITPDDAKQATLDALEVGYRHIDTAEMYGSEKQVGEAVAASGIDRSEIFVTSKLNNGFHARDAALSAFDGTLDALGFDYLDLFLIHWPLPTIGDFVETWKAMQEMYESGRVKAIGVSNFQQAHLQRLFDETSIVPAVNQIEVHPYLVQDSLRAFDEAHGIATEAWSPIAQGKVLDDEVIVSIAEKVGKTPAQVTLRWHIQRGDIVFPKSVTRSRVEENFALFDFELSDDDIQSITELDRNERTGPDPDTFDYVPKA from the coding sequence ATGACTCACGTTCCCACCATCACCCTGAACAACGGGGTCGTCATCCCGCAGCTCGGATTCGGCACCTATCAGATAACTCCGGACGACGCGAAGCAGGCAACCCTCGACGCCCTCGAGGTAGGCTACCGTCACATCGACACCGCGGAGATGTACGGCAGCGAGAAGCAGGTCGGCGAAGCGGTGGCGGCATCCGGCATCGACCGCTCCGAGATCTTCGTGACCAGCAAGCTCAATAACGGATTCCACGCACGGGATGCCGCACTCAGCGCTTTCGACGGCACCCTCGACGCCCTCGGGTTCGACTACCTCGACCTGTTCCTCATCCACTGGCCGCTGCCGACGATCGGCGACTTCGTCGAGACGTGGAAGGCGATGCAGGAGATGTACGAGTCGGGGCGCGTGAAGGCGATCGGCGTCTCCAATTTCCAGCAGGCACACCTGCAGCGACTCTTCGACGAGACGAGCATCGTGCCCGCCGTGAACCAGATCGAGGTTCACCCCTACCTCGTGCAGGACAGCCTGCGCGCCTTCGACGAGGCACACGGCATCGCGACCGAGGCATGGTCACCCATCGCCCAGGGCAAGGTGCTCGATGACGAGGTCATCGTCTCGATCGCCGAAAAGGTCGGCAAGACTCCGGCGCAGGTCACCCTCCGCTGGCACATCCAGCGCGGCGACATCGTCTTCCCCAAGTCGGTGACCCGCTCCCGCGTCGAGGAGAACTTCGCGCTCTTCGACTTCGAGCTGTCGGATGACGACATCCAGTCGATCACCGAGCTGGACCGCAACGAGCGCACCGGTCCCGACCCCGACACCTTCGACTACGTGCCGAAGGCCTGA
- a CDS encoding ATP-dependent DNA ligase — protein MGSLVYGNSTIEVAFDDRALMHLQIVITNKLRRNESFIFTWVNAPELGSGRSTIWLDPSSTIFYRYSGSRIPSINREWIEVLMLSANSASGLFFTPEPPSGMSS, from the coding sequence ATGGGCAGTCTGGTGTACGGAAATTCCACCATCGAGGTGGCTTTCGACGATCGAGCGCTCATGCACCTGCAGATCGTGATCACCAACAAGCTCCGGCGCAACGAGAGCTTCATCTTCACCTGGGTGAATGCTCCCGAACTCGGCAGCGGCCGCAGCACCATCTGGCTCGATCCGAGCAGCACCATCTTCTACCGCTACTCCGGGAGCCGCATCCCGAGCATCAACCGCGAGTGGATCGAGGTGCTCATGCTCTCGGCCAATAGCGCGAGCGGCCTGTTCTTCACTCCCGAACCTCCGAGCGGAATGAGCTCATGA
- a CDS encoding bacteriorhodopsin, translating to MIHASTAPWNATLTQPEYLLSLYFLVIAGLALFAGFLRTWTTRNEVGSRYRGAVVARLSITIVASLSYVLIVVEFLRGYDVTGNGYRPNAQAILAFAPRFMDWSITVPLLTVELLAVSTLVGATARRTQWLAGGGAFLMIFTGFLGTFIIGGGEDTAQLLLWGGISGVFWIFTSVVLIRSVRVSARDLTTEAAQLLRQATALLLGGWAIYPLVFLIHIFAFGGGWTTTMQVALCATDVVVKIGFGGLVHRIAKLRTAEDVRAGDDVHPESIWISSVKQSDAGAAREVYLSEGAIIHPRRSRPPSNSAVAAVPDPEVLDLDD from the coding sequence ATGATCCACGCAAGCACCGCGCCCTGGAACGCGACCCTCACCCAGCCGGAGTACCTGCTGTCGCTGTATTTCCTGGTGATCGCCGGCCTGGCACTGTTCGCGGGCTTCCTTCGCACCTGGACGACCCGCAACGAGGTGGGCTCGCGATATCGGGGTGCTGTCGTCGCACGCCTGAGCATCACCATCGTCGCCAGCCTCAGCTACGTGCTCATCGTCGTGGAGTTCTTGCGGGGGTACGACGTCACGGGCAACGGCTATCGCCCCAACGCCCAGGCGATCCTGGCGTTCGCGCCGCGCTTCATGGACTGGTCGATCACGGTGCCTCTCCTCACTGTCGAACTGCTCGCCGTCAGCACCCTCGTAGGCGCCACTGCACGCCGCACGCAGTGGCTTGCGGGGGGCGGCGCCTTCCTCATGATCTTCACCGGATTCCTCGGGACATTCATCATCGGAGGGGGTGAGGATACCGCTCAACTCCTGCTGTGGGGCGGGATCAGCGGGGTCTTCTGGATCTTCACCTCGGTCGTTCTCATCCGGTCGGTGCGGGTATCCGCCAGAGACCTCACCACCGAGGCGGCGCAGCTGCTTCGCCAGGCCACCGCCCTTCTGCTCGGCGGGTGGGCGATCTATCCGCTGGTCTTCCTCATCCACATCTTCGCCTTCGGTGGCGGCTGGACCACGACCATGCAGGTCGCGCTGTGCGCCACCGACGTCGTGGTGAAGATCGGATTCGGCGGTCTGGTTCATCGAATCGCGAAACTGCGGACCGCAGAAGATGTGCGGGCGGGCGATGACGTTCACCCCGAATCCATCTGGATCTCCTCCGTCAAACAGTCCGATGCCGGCGCGGCTCGCGAGGTCTATCTCTCCGAGGGGGCCATCATCCACCCCCGCCGAAGCCGCCCCCCGTCGAACTCCGCCGTTGCCGCGGTGCCGGATCCGGAAGTTCTCGATCTCGACGACTGA
- a CDS encoding three-helix bundle dimerization domain-containing protein, with amino-acid sequence MPPLSTDAAVGKIVDRLVLRFPSTQRDHIASTVAEEYAALSGSRITTYIPNLVEHGARSRLQHEVHPLRPDLRPLAPAA; translated from the coding sequence ATGCCCCCACTGTCTACGGATGCCGCTGTCGGAAAAATCGTCGACCGCCTTGTGCTCCGATTTCCGAGCACCCAGCGGGATCACATCGCGTCCACCGTCGCCGAGGAATACGCTGCCCTCTCCGGCAGCCGCATCACCACCTACATCCCGAACCTCGTGGAACACGGCGCACGATCGCGCTTGCAGCACGAGGTTCACCCCCTCCGCCCGGACCTCCGTCCGCTCGCGCCGGCCGCCTGA
- a CDS encoding DHA2 family efflux MFS transporter permease subunit, with product MTSTVSTESAAVHDEPASALGARNRLVIFLLLISVFVMILNETIMGVALPTLTKDLGITPSAAQWLTAAFLLTMAVIIPITGFLLQRFHTRPLFIAAMGLFTLGTLIAAVAPGFEILLVARIVQASGTAIMFPLLMTTVMSLVPAATRGQMMGNISIVISVAPAIGPTISGLILSVLDWRFMFILVLPIAIAALIVGASLITNVTEPAATRIDLLSVLLSALGFGGLVFGLSNLGTATTPLETWLPLAIGAAALASFILRQVRLQRSNRALLDLRTFKTRDFTFSIVMFAISMMAMFGAIVLLPFYLVGVLHVPVITVGLLLLPGGLIMGLLAPIVGRIYDRVGPTVLLIVGSSIVSGDLWAMRMLDENSSFLWVLAAHVALSIGLALLFTPLFTASLGSLKPELYSHGSAIVGTVQQLAGAAGTALFVTVMSAQAATLMAAGASSESATASGIRIAFTYGAVISLFAIPAAFFVRKQRTDESSGAPAQLASH from the coding sequence ATGACCAGCACCGTCTCCACCGAATCCGCCGCAGTCCACGACGAGCCTGCTTCCGCTCTCGGAGCCCGCAATCGCCTCGTGATCTTCCTGCTGTTGATCTCCGTGTTCGTCATGATCCTCAACGAGACGATCATGGGGGTCGCGCTTCCCACGCTCACCAAGGACCTCGGCATCACCCCGAGCGCTGCACAGTGGCTCACGGCGGCGTTCCTGCTCACGATGGCCGTCATCATCCCGATCACGGGCTTCCTGCTTCAGCGCTTTCACACCAGACCGCTCTTCATCGCGGCCATGGGGCTCTTCACACTCGGCACGCTGATCGCGGCGGTCGCTCCCGGTTTCGAAATCCTGCTCGTCGCCCGCATCGTGCAGGCGAGCGGAACCGCGATCATGTTCCCGCTGCTGATGACCACCGTGATGAGCCTGGTCCCCGCTGCCACCCGTGGCCAGATGATGGGCAACATCTCGATCGTCATCTCTGTCGCGCCGGCCATCGGACCCACGATCTCGGGCCTCATCCTCAGCGTGCTCGACTGGCGGTTCATGTTCATCCTGGTGCTGCCGATCGCGATCGCGGCCCTCATCGTCGGCGCGAGCCTCATCACCAATGTGACCGAACCGGCTGCCACCCGCATCGACCTTCTCTCGGTATTGCTCTCCGCCCTCGGTTTCGGCGGGCTGGTCTTCGGCCTCAGCAATCTCGGCACCGCGACCACCCCGCTCGAGACCTGGCTGCCGCTGGCCATCGGCGCTGCCGCGCTCGCCAGCTTCATCCTGCGCCAAGTGCGCCTTCAGCGGAGCAACCGTGCGCTGCTCGACCTTCGCACGTTCAAGACCCGCGACTTCACGTTCTCGATCGTGATGTTCGCGATCAGCATGATGGCCATGTTCGGCGCCATCGTGCTGTTGCCGTTCTATCTCGTCGGGGTGCTGCACGTGCCGGTGATCACCGTCGGCCTGCTCTTGCTTCCGGGAGGCCTCATCATGGGCCTCCTCGCCCCCATCGTCGGCCGCATCTACGATCGCGTCGGCCCGACCGTGCTGCTCATCGTTGGTTCCAGCATCGTGAGTGGCGACCTCTGGGCGATGAGGATGCTCGACGAGAACAGCTCTTTCCTCTGGGTGCTCGCGGCCCATGTCGCGCTGAGCATCGGCCTTGCGCTGCTCTTCACTCCCCTGTTCACCGCGAGTCTCGGCTCTCTCAAGCCGGAGTTGTACTCGCACGGCAGCGCCATCGTCGGCACCGTGCAACAGCTCGCCGGGGCGGCCGGAACCGCTCTCTTCGTGACGGTGATGTCCGCGCAGGCGGCCACGCTGATGGCAGCCGGCGCGTCCTCGGAGTCGGCGACCGCGTCCGGCATCCGCATCGCCTTCACCTATGGCGCCGTCATCTCGCTGTTCGCGATTCCCGCCGCTTTCTTCGTGCGCAAGCAGCGCACCGATGAAAGCTCCGGCGCCCCCGCGCAGCTCGCCTCGCACTGA
- a CDS encoding patatin-like phospholipase family protein, with amino-acid sequence MGALVLAGGGIAGIAWEVGVLFGIEEQQPTAAARLFAADSTFVGTSAGSVVASQVAGGVSLRTLFDQQLEQHSAEVGATFDVQEFQETLARLLDGVTSAEEGRRRVGRFALDAATVPSGDRRAIISARLIAQDWPERRLLVTAVNAETGELRVFDRDSGVDLIDAVSASCAVPGIWPTVEIDGQRYTDGGVRTIANSDLAAGSDPVLILAPLAEANVPLAIPAHELAALAPARVHVIGADEASLVAFGTNPLDPATASGSALAGREQGRRVAADIAAFLG; translated from the coding sequence GTGGGAGCACTCGTTCTCGCGGGCGGCGGAATCGCGGGAATCGCGTGGGAGGTGGGCGTGCTCTTCGGCATCGAGGAGCAGCAGCCCACCGCAGCCGCACGACTCTTCGCCGCCGATTCCACCTTCGTAGGCACCTCTGCTGGCTCCGTCGTGGCATCCCAGGTCGCCGGGGGAGTTTCTCTGCGCACGCTGTTCGATCAGCAGTTGGAGCAGCACAGCGCAGAGGTGGGCGCGACTTTCGATGTGCAGGAATTCCAGGAGACCCTCGCGCGCCTTCTCGACGGGGTCACCTCCGCCGAGGAGGGGCGTCGGCGGGTCGGCCGGTTCGCCCTGGATGCCGCTACAGTGCCGTCCGGTGACCGACGCGCCATCATCAGCGCCCGGCTGATCGCGCAAGACTGGCCAGAGCGGCGCCTGCTGGTGACCGCGGTGAATGCCGAGACCGGCGAGTTGCGTGTCTTCGACCGGGACTCCGGTGTCGACCTGATCGACGCCGTCTCCGCGAGTTGTGCGGTGCCCGGGATCTGGCCGACGGTCGAGATCGATGGTCAGCGCTACACCGACGGCGGAGTACGCACTATCGCGAACTCCGATCTCGCCGCGGGCTCGGACCCGGTGCTCATTCTCGCTCCTCTCGCCGAGGCGAACGTGCCCCTCGCTATTCCGGCTCACGAACTCGCCGCGCTCGCACCCGCGAGGGTGCACGTGATCGGCGCGGATGAGGCTTCGCTCGTGGCCTTCGGCACGAACCCCCTCGACCCCGCCACGGCATCTGGCTCGGCGCTCGCGGGCAGAGAACAGGGCAGACGTGTCGCCGCGGACATCGCGGCGTTCCTCGGCTAG